TTTACATATACTATGACTTCGCCCCGGGCTAATCCACTGAAAATATTGGATTCCTGCCAGTTGGTACCGTCAAGAGAATATTGGTAAGGAGCATTGCCTCCGTTTACATTTACTGTGATGGTGTTGTTGGTAATATCAATTGTTGAAATCACGGGCTGCGAAGCGGGGATAACCTTTACGTTCTGGACGGTAAAACAGTTATCGGTCTGTAGTTTTACCCAATAAGTTCCAACAGGAACCCCCTGAATGCTTTGGGTAGTTGCTCCAGTACTCCATTCGTAGCTTAAGAAGCCTGAGCCGGCATCCAGATCCGTTCTGCTATCGATACAGATGGTCTTGTCTTTTAATAAAGAGGAGTATACCGGAGGATTAACAATCAGATTAATTTTTGTAATCATATAACAGCCGTTTCCATCGGTTATTTTTGTGTAAACAACTCCGGTGGTTGAAATATAGGCCTCAGGATTGATAATTTCATTGGTTCCGTTAACAGCATTGTTTACTGTGGTATAGTATTTCTTTGTTGCCGTTGTTAGGGTGGTGACATTAGCTTTGGTAAGATCAAAAGATCCGGAGGTTATATTGCTGTCAATATAACATGATTCCAATGTGTCTTCGCTGGTAGGAATGGCAGCATAAAACGTAAGAGTGACTTCTGCAGTGTCCATACACCCCTGAGGGGTTGTTACTTTCACATATACTTTTCCAGGTGCTGACACATAGTTGTTAATGTTCAGTATCTCATTCGTACCTGCTGAGAGGTCATTCATGGTTTTGTAGAACTTTTTCACGGCTCCTATGACATTGGTTACAGGAGCGTCGGCAAGGTTAAAGCTGCCTGTTCCTGCATTGTTGTTATTACAAGCCTGAATCGTTACGTTATCTGCTCTTAAAGGTGCTAATGTTAAAAGTATTTTTCCGTCCGGATTGTCGCAGAGGATACCTGCGTTGTCCTTTACAACAACAGATACGGTGGTGTTTGCAGCAAACTGAAAAGCGGTAGGATTGGTAATGGCTACGCCGCCGGGAGTGAAATACGTGAAAGTATAGTTGCCGGGGTTGGCCACAAACTGATTCTGATAAGTAGTAAGATTGACGGTCCCCTGGTTAGTGGTAGGGTTAGGACAAAATGTGGCAGAAACAGAAGGTTGATTAATCGTAACTTTATCGGTGTATATCTTCACATTTTTAATAGAATGTCTGGATCGGTTTCCACCGGTAGAAGCGGAGAATCCAAAATAACCGACGGTCATTCCTGCGGCGGCGCCGGATGGAGCGAAGTCCTGATTACAGATCAC
The sequence above is a segment of the Chryseobacterium sp. MYb264 genome. Coding sequences within it:
- a CDS encoding T9SS type B sorting domain-containing protein — translated: MDKKLLLYFSLFFLCCSGHLFSQTYQLAGSPISTTGWTMVSPTILEPGGEFIQLTPDTNNQSGSIRLNDPINLKYCDKWKVEFDFRMDSNQTANGDGLAFWYLQNPPVASVLGSGLGVSQNAVGLIVGLDTYNNTTTAVMSKVHVAYGQVANTTDNNNVEFFNVAGSSFHSNDMNTTLPFQGATFKHVEVTADVVPGTQSWTIKITIDGNVICNQDFAPSGAAAGMTVGYFGFSASTGGNRSRHSIKNVKIYTDKVTINQPSVSATFCPNPTTNQGTVNLTTYQNQFVANPGNYTFTYFTPGGVAITNPTAFQFAANTTVSVVVKDNAGILCDNPDGKILLTLAPLRADNVTIQACNNNNAGTGSFNLADAPVTNVIGAVKKFYKTMNDLSAGTNEILNINNYVSAPGKVYVKVTTPQGCMDTAEVTLTFYAAIPTSEDTLESCYIDSNITSGSFDLTKANVTTLTTATKKYYTTVNNAVNGTNEIINPEAYISTTGVVYTKITDGNGCYMITKINLIVNPPVYSSLLKDKTICIDSRTDLDAGSGFLSYEWSTGATTQSIQGVPVGTYWVKLQTDNCFTVQNVKVIPASQPVISTIDITNNTITVNVNGGNAPYQYSLDGTNWQESNIFSGLARGEVIVYVKDSYNCDPVHVQITVPNLINAITPNGDNINDVIDYSALAYKKNLVFTVYDRYGNKLYLADKMRNYTWDGTASGKKILTGTYWYTITWNENNKNSTPTQYSGWILVKNKE